In one Saccharibacillus brassicae genomic region, the following are encoded:
- a CDS encoding DUF6953 family protein, giving the protein MSEEQQAGMTARQVAEWMVEEIRFRGILRQEEAIAHVREHFGESFIFVNENGNASLEKEVKKEFRKLHRGQIAWDRDGFMWAWIG; this is encoded by the coding sequence ATGAGCGAGGAACAGCAGGCGGGCATGACAGCCCGTCAAGTCGCCGAATGGATGGTCGAAGAGATTCGTTTTCGCGGCATTCTGAGGCAGGAAGAAGCGATCGCGCATGTTCGCGAACACTTTGGCGAAAGCTTCATTTTTGTCAACGAGAACGGCAACGCATCGCTGGAAAAAGAAGTGAAGAAAGAATTCCGCAAGCTGCATCGCGGACAGATCGCCTGGGACCGGGACGGATTCATGTGGGCCTGGATCGGATAG
- a CDS encoding DUF4870 domain-containing protein: protein MQTPHPHERQGSSQDFEDNKVIAALSYILFFLPLLAARNSRFAMYHANQGLLLLLVVIAGNLVLGLIPFIGWILMPIFGFAAIAYLVIGVLNAVNGKMQPLPLMPNIEILK from the coding sequence ATGCAAACCCCACATCCGCACGAACGGCAAGGAAGCTCGCAGGATTTCGAAGACAACAAGGTGATCGCGGCCTTGTCGTACATCCTGTTCTTCCTGCCGCTTCTCGCCGCGCGCAATTCCCGCTTCGCCATGTATCACGCCAATCAGGGCCTTCTTCTGCTGCTGGTCGTCATAGCCGGCAACCTCGTGCTCGGTCTCATTCCGTTTATCGGCTGGATTCTGATGCCGATCTTCGGCTTCGCCGCTATCGCTTACCTGGTCATCGGCGTGCTGAACGCGGTGAACGGCAAGATGCAGCCGCTTCCGCTTATGCCCAACATCGAAATCCTGAAATAA